A stretch of Macadamia integrifolia cultivar HAES 741 chromosome 7, SCU_Mint_v3, whole genome shotgun sequence DNA encodes these proteins:
- the LOC122084901 gene encoding putative receptor-like protein kinase At3g47110, translating to MSLSNASGLEIIDISTNCFNGLVPVSLGNLKHLTTINFEDNHLGSGQSSDLNFLTFLNNCTNLQVLGLFGNRLGGELPDSIANLSSQIRQLPVGSNLIHGSIPEGIGNLVSLTFLAMNKNMLTGNIPAALGKLKRLQKLSLDHNRLSGLIPSSLGNLTQLIAVYIEENNLEGNIPTSLGNCQNLLLLNLSYNNLNGSLPKEVIGISSLSISFAVKGNSLTSFLPTEVGNLKHLVELEFSENNFSGEIPKTLGNCVSLERLYMAGNSFKGSFPLSLENLRSLQDVDLSHNKLSRVVPQYFEKFSSLKRLNLSFNDFEGEVPKQGAFANISAVLVIGKKDLCGGLTEL from the coding sequence ATGTCATTGTCAAATGCCTCTGGGCTTGAGATAATTGATATTAGCACCAACTGTTTTAATGGTCTTGTGCCTGTAAGTCTAGGAAACTTAAAGCATTTAACTACAATTAATTTTGAGGACAATCATCTTGGAAGTGGACAATCCAGTGATCTAAACTTCCTCACCTTCTTGAATAATTGTACAAATCTGCAAGTGTTGGGTCTATTTGGCAATCGTCTTGGAGGTGAATTGCCAGATTCCATAGCTAATCTTTCTTCTCAGATTAGACAACTCCCAGTGGGTTCAAACCTCATTCATGGAAGCATTCCTGAGGGGATTGGTAACCTTGTCAGTCTGACATTTCTTGCCATGAACAAAAACATGTTGACTGGTAACATCCCTGCTGCCTTGGGGAAGCTAAAGAGATTACAGAAATTGAGTTTAGATCATAACAGATTGTCAGGTCTAattccttcctccttaggcaaCTTGACCCAACTGATTGCAGTTTACATCGAAGAGAATAACTTGGAAGGAAACATACCCACCAGCCTTGGAAATTGTCAAAATTTGCTGCTATTGAACCTGTCTTATAATAACCTAAATGGTAGCTTACCAAAAGAAGTTATAGGTATTTCTTCCTTATCCATTTCATTTGCAGTGAAAGGTAATTCTTTGACAAGTTTCTTACCAACAGAAGTGGGTAACTTGAAACATCTAGTAGAGTTGGAGTTCTCTGAGAACAATTTTTCAGGTGAAATACCAAAAACACTTGGCAATTGTGTTAGCTTGGAACGCCTATACATGGCCGGTAACTCCTTCAAAGGATCATTTCCTCTCTCCTTGGAGAATTTAAGATCACTACAAGATGTGGACCTTTCACACAATAAGCTATCTAGGGTGGTTCCACagtattttgagaaattttcaTCCTTGAAGAGACTCAATCTCTCTTTCAATGATTTCGAGGGTGAAGTACCAAAACAAGGGGCCTTTGCAAATATAAGTGCAGTTTTAGTCATTGGAAAAAAGGATCTCTGTGGTGGTCTAACAGAACTATAA
- the LOC122084902 gene encoding probable LRR receptor-like serine/threonine-protein kinase At3g47570, giving the protein MKIIIYVVILAIVVISCFIDIFFWMRRTRKKAFAATSYNNWQLRLSFLELFRSTNGFSTDNLIVIGSFGSVYKAVLQESETVVSVKLFNLLQWGASKSFVAECETLKDVWHRNLVKILTACSSIDFEMNEFNALVYEFMPSGSLYE; this is encoded by the coding sequence ATGAAAATCATAATCTATGTTGTGATTTTGGCAATTGTTGTCATTTCATGTTTTATCGATATCTTCTTTTGGATGAGACGCACAAGGAAGAAAGCTTTTGCTGCAACTTCTTATAACAATTGGCAATTGcgtctctctttcttggagctATTTAGATCAACTAATGGATTCTCAACGGATAATTTGATTGTTATTGGTAGCTTTGGTTCTGTATATAAAGCAGTTCTACAAGAAAGTGAAACAGTAGTTTCTGTGAAGCTATTCAACCTTCTGCAATGGGGAGCTTCTAAAAGTTTTGTAGCTGAATGCGAGACCTTGAAAGATGTTTGGCATCGTAATCTTGTCAAGATATTGACAGCCTGCTCAAgtattgattttgaaatgaATGAATTCAATGCTCTAGTTTATGAGTTCATGCCCAGTGGGAGCCTATATGAATGA
- the LOC122084903 gene encoding probable LRR receptor-like serine/threonine-protein kinase At3g47570: MGRVILLEMFTGKSPTDDMFKDGRSLYEFVATTWPERVMEIIDPLLFLEEEEIRNDKDKSPIVHEGSTSGTNLEEKIKESLVLIIEIGLLCSTPSLKTRMNMKDVGNKLLVVRDSIL, translated from the coding sequence ATGGGCCGAGTCATTTTACTGGAGATGTTTACAGGCAAAAGTCCCACTGATGACATGTTTAAAGATGGTCGAAGTCTCTATGAATTTGTTGCAACAACATGGCCTGAACGAGTGATGGAGATTATAGATCCTCTATTAtttttggaagaagaagagatcagaAATGACAAAGATAAATCACCAATTGTCCATGAAGGGAGCACAAGCGGCACTaatcttgaagaaaaaatcaaagaaagcttGGTTCTAATAATTGAAATCGGCCTCTTATGTTCTACCCCATCACTGAAAACTCGAATGAATATGAAGGATGTTGGAAACAAATTGCTTGTTGTTAGAGATTCAATTCTTTGA